The proteins below come from a single Corylus avellana chromosome ca3, CavTom2PMs-1.0 genomic window:
- the LOC132175653 gene encoding glycine-rich cell wall structural protein 1.8-like, whose product MASHKVLSVLFFVSLGLVICSATRALLTLDGGNVHVGYGAVGERGVAGYGGGAGGGEGGGAGYGAAGGIGGGGGGGSGGGGGGGAAGYGGAGYGSGSGEGGGAGYGAGGAHGGGGGGGSGGGGGAGGAGGAGYGSGAGSGAGSGYGAGGDHGAGGGGGGGSGGGGGGGAGAGGAHGGGYGSGEGAGGGYGGGAAAGHVGGGGGGSGGGGGGGAGGANGGYGAGSGSGEGGGHGGYIP is encoded by the coding sequence ATGGCTAGTCACAAAGTTCTTAGTGTTCTTTTCTTTGTGTCATtgggtttagttatttgttcTGCGACTAGAGCCCTCCTCACCCTTGATGGTGGAAATGTCCATGTCGGCTATGGTGCCGTAGGAGAACGAGGTGTTGCTGGCTATGGAGGTGGTGCTGGTGgtggagaaggtggtggtgcAGGATATGGGGCTGCAGGCGGAAttggtggtggtggcggtggtggtagtggaggtggaggtggaggaggAGCTGCTGGATATGGTGGTGCTGGATATGGAAGTGGCAGTGGAGAAGGAGGTGGTGCTGGATATGGTGCTGGTGGAGCACACGGTGGTGGAGGCGGTGGAGGAAgcggtggcggtggtggtgcTGGTGGTGCAGGAGGTGCTGGTTATGGAAGCGGAGCAGGAAGCGGTGCTGGTAGCGGCTATGGTGCTGGGGGAGACCATGGTGCGGGTGGAGGAGGCGGCGGTGggagtggtggtggtggcggtggaGGTGCTGGTGCAGGAGGAGCACATGGAGGTGGGTATGGTAGTGGTGAAGGAGCTGGTGGAGGCTATGGTGGTGGAGCTGCTGCTGGTCATGTTGGTGGTGGCGGCGGCGGCTCtggtggtggcggtggcggtggtgCAGGGGGT